The nucleotide sequence ATCTTTGGCGTGCGACTGCTTGTACGCATTGAAGACGACGCCCGCAATGCTGTGGTTCTGGCGAGCGAAGCGTTTGACGCTCTCTTCCAGTTCCGCAAGTGGGTGCTGACCGGCGCGAGTGACCATGAAGGTGACGATACCGGGCACGGCGCCGGCGATGATGGCGGCATCCGTCACGGCGAGGATGGGCGGGGCATCGATGATGACCAGGTCGTACTCTTCCTTCGCACGAGTGATCAAATCGGCGAATGCGGCACGCATGAGCAACTCCGATGGGTTGGGCGGCAACTGACCGCTCGTGAGCACGCGGATATTGCCATCGTCGGTGATGTTGTGGGCCGCGGCATCCAGCGTCATCTGGCCCGTCAGCACCTGGGACAGGCCGGGTTCACGCGCGCGGTCTTCCACAAACTCGTGCAACCGGCCCTTGCGCATATCGGCATCGATAATCAGTACGCGCTGCTCGGTTTCCGACAATAGATACGCCAGATTCATGCTCACGAACGATTTGCCCACGCCCGGCGCCGGCCCGGTGATGAGGATGGCATTACTGCCCGACTCCATTTGGGCAAAATACAGACTGGTACGCAGGCTGCGCAGGGCTTCCACAGCGACATCGTCGCCATGGTCCCGGGCCAGAACCGGCGCGGTGCCGTAGCGTTTTTGCCAGCGATCCGATGCACGCTGGAGCCACCCGCTAAAGGGGATGACGGCATAAACCGGCAGCCCGAGACCGCTTTCGATATCGCTCGGGTCGTTGATGCCACGCCGCAGCGCGGCCTGCAGCAAGACCAGGCCGATGCCGGCAAGCGTGCCCAGCACCAGGGCCAGCACTAATACCAGCTTCTTCTGGGGAGCCACCGGCTTGATAGGTTGAACGGCGTGGTCGATGATCCGCACATTGCCGACCGTTCCCGCCTTCATCACGCGCAGCTGCTGGGCCCGGTTTAGCAGGCCGGTATAGAGCTCGGTCTTGACCTGCACATCGCGTTTGAGCCGCAGAATATGTTTTTCGGCCTCGGGCAGCTTATCGATCTTTTGCTGGAGTTGATGGCTCTGCTGCTTGAGCCGGGCCATCTGGTGGCGCGCCGCTTGCAGAGCCGGATGCTTGGCGGTATAAGTCTGGCGGAGTTCAGCCAGCTTCATCGCCAGCTTGGAGCGTTTGTCTTCGATGTTGACGCCCTGTTGGAGCAACGCCTGCCCTTCCTGATCCAGATCCACCGCCTGGCTATGATTCTGCTGGTAGTCCGCCAGCTTGCTTTCGGCCGATTGCACGTCGGACTTGAGCTTGGGTAGCTGCTGGTTGAGGAAATCCAGGCTCTTCTTGGCTTGCTCCGACTGGGCCTCCACATTCTGCTGAAGATAATTATTGGCGATCGAGTTCACCACCCGGGTGATATGCGCCTTGTCGTGGCCCTCGAGGGTCATGTTTACGATCCCGGTATCCTGACCCTGCTCGCCGACCCCGAGTCGCTGAGAAAGATCGTTCACCTGCTGCAGCCAGGCATGGTGCACCACAGTGAAGTCGGTCGGCGGCGCGGCCACGGCCAGTTGCTGGACAAAGATCTGCACCGCATGGCCTTGCGCGGTATGGCCGCTGGCCGGTTTGCCGACTTGGCCGGTGAGCACCTTGTGGCCCTTAGGGCCAAACAATACATACTGGCCGCCGCCGAGGGCACGCAGGTCGAATGCCTTGCCGAAAAGCACGTTCGGCACGTCCAGCCGGGTCACCTTGATGCTGGTCGGCTGCCAAGCATAGTGCGACCACCAAAAGCCATGGCTGGGAGAGACCGCGCTCGTGCTAGCCGTGCCCTGCTCCCGGCGCCGAGCGATAGCGTCGCCGATGACGGGGAAATAATCGGGTGTGACCGAAATATTCAAGTTAAGCTTTTTCACCGTCTGACCGATCACGGCGCGCGACTGCATGATCTGCATTTCCGGCGCGGCTTTACTGCTGCTCTGCCCCGTGAGCTGCCCGATCTGGGAGGTAATGCCTTCCAGCGGTGAAGCAGACTGGTTCGGTTCCACCTGCAGCAATGCGTTTACCTGATACGTGGGCGAAACCACGAACAGATAGAACACGGCCAGCGCCAGTGCCGCGATGACACAGGCGATGATTTTCCATTTACCAACCGACACAATGCCCCACAGGCGGGCGAGATCGATTTCGTCGTCCGGCTCGTATTCCCGGCTCGGTTCGGCAGGCCTCATGTTATGCGGCCGATCGCCGGTCGAATCATTCATCAACTTGCAAAGGCTCCCTAAAGGCCGCCGTTTTTGGCGCGGCTGTAGATCAGCAGGGTCTGGAATATGGTGTTAAGCGCGGGTGTGATCTGGGCGAACGCGCGGTTGAAGTTCACGAGGCTCGCCGGCGCGGCATACACGATATCTCGCGGCTTGAGCTCGAACTGGTTGGCCAGTACGAGGCCCACCGGAGAGTTGGCGTTAAGACGGTAGACCGTTGGGCGCGAAATCGTACGCCCGCTATCCGAGTCTACCGACGCGCCGTTGGTCAAGCCGCGGATGACGTAAATGGCGCTGGTATTGGCGGAATCGAGACTCACACCCCCGGCGTCCGCGATGGCGTCGTTGAGGGACATGCCCCCCGTCGAGTACGGAAGCGCCGTCTGCTTGGAAAATTCACCAACCATGAACACGCGGTTGGCGCTGTCGTCGACAAGCAAATGGTCGTTTGCCTGCAGCGGCACCGAGCGCCCGGCGGAGTAGATCTGGTTCAAGTCCAGACGGGTGCGGTGCCCGTTGCGCACGAGCACGACATTCTGTACGCCGACACTGCTCGCACCGGAGCTGTTACCGCCACGTGCGGCCGAACCGGATCCGGAGAGCGACTGACACTGGTTGAGCGCGTCCAGCAGATTAAGCGTGATATCGGTAATCGATACCGTGCATGGTTTGCTGACGTCGCCGGAGATATAAACATGCTGGCTGCGGTATTTCATGACCCGCACGTCAACCTGCGGATCCTTTATATAGCTGGAGAGACGCTGGGAAATAACTTTTCTGAGATCGCTGGTGGTGCGGCCGGCCGCTTTGATCTCGCCAACGTACGGGAAATATATCTTCCCGTTGGCGTTGATTAACTGCCCCTGGATGTCGCCGCTATTGCTGTTTGACTGGGTTGGATTGGTAAGCTCCGGGTGACCATAGACGACGACCTGCAGCACGTCGCCCGGCCCCAAGCGGTAAACCGATGTTTTCGACCGCACGCTGACTTTTCGTTCGGCCGGGGTGACGGTCTGCTGGGAGCGTTTCTTATCCTGCTCCTCGATGAGCGCTGGCGTTATCTTTATCAGCCGCGGCTGGTAGTCGATCTTGCGCTTGTTTTGCTTTTGCTGGTAGGTGGAAACCCGGCTGGCGCCGAAGTTGTACCAGGATGGCCCCTTAAGCCCGGCGGAACTGTACCCTGGCATGGCACAACCGGCACTCAGACCCAGCAGCGCCAAAGCTGCCACATAAGAAGCCCCCCGCACGTGTGCGCGCGCCCGCTCGAGCAAGGCACCGTCGATTCTTAGCATCTGCAACCTGCCCCTACCAAACATGGTAAATCCTGACGGCCAAAGCCGGCAGATCAAAACTGCCCTGGCGCCCATATCGACGCCTTAAACCCGGCCTGCGCGCCCATTCAATAAACTACTGATCCAGCCGAACAGCCCAATCCGCCACACACTCTGCAATTTCCGCGTAACCGGCCTCGAATACGTCGCGACTTTGGCGGTAAGGATCCCTGATGTCGTCTCCACCCCGCCAATGCGTGATCATGAACACCCGGCCGCGACTTTCCGGAAACTGCGCTTCGACCCACTGCTTCTGCCGATCTTCCATGACGAGCACGAGCTCGTACTCGCGCAACATCTCGCCGGTGAGCTGACGACCGCTATGATGGGCCAGATCCAGCCCCTCGCGCTCGGCGATCTCCTGCGCCGGCTCCGGCATGCTGCCACCGACGACGGCGGCGATACCCGCGGAAACCACAGTGGCGCCCGGCAGCTTTCGCCGGAACAAGCCTTCGGCAAGCGGGCTACGACAGATATTGCCCGTACAAACGCAGAGAATGTTGTTAAATCGCATAAGGCAAGGTTGCCCGCTCAGCTGCCTTTCGCCGAGCTATTCACGTCGGCACTGCCCCTGAGATTGCCCAGCTGATCCACCACCTTGACTTTATTGTATTGCCCTTGCGGCAAATGCAGGGCCACACATGGGGTGATCATCGCCTGGCTGACGGCTGCATCCAGCCGCGGGGCGTGCCAATCCATGCCGATGGTGAGTACATTGTTCTTGATGCCGGTTTTCTTGCCGTCGAGCTGGATATCGTAACCCCCAGTCGGGCGCTGGCCCATTTCGACGATGAGTACGCCGTTGCGCGCCATCTTCGGGTTAAAGCCGTTGACGTTGCGGTAGTCGATCCAGTTTTGGAATGCGTCGGGATCGGCAAAGTAATGGACTTCGGAGGCTTGCGACGGCGTGCCGCAATACGTGCTCTTGCCCACCACCGATACCCCCGATGCGCTTCTACCGAGGTGGAGCGTACTGCAGCCGGCTATGGCAACGGAGGCGATTAAAAGCAGGCCAAGACGCATTAGGGACATACGGGTGGCACCAGCGGTTCGAGTCGAAGCGCGGGAGGATAGCACAACGTGTCAGGTGTACCGACACGTTCAAAATAAACGGTCTTCACCGTACGGTACCGGCGGCGGCGACGAGCGAACGCTCGAGGTAGCCGTGTGTGATCAGGTACTCGACAAGTTGGTCCACGCAGCCGGTGATGTCTTTCTCCGCGGTGTGCAGATGCACTTCGGCGTGTTCCGGCGGCTCATACGGTGCGCTGATGCCGGTGAAGTTGGGGATACTGCCGGCGCGCGCCTTCTTGTACAGCCCTTTGGGGTCGCGCTGTTCGCAGACTTCCAGGGGGGCATCGACAAACACTTCGACGAAATCTTCCTCGCTCGACAGGGCCCGCGCCATTTCGCGGTCCCGGCGGTAGGGTGAGATGAAGGCGGTGAGGTTGATGATGCCGGCGTCGCGGAACAGTTTGGCGACTTCGCCGATCCGCCGGATATTTTCGATCCGGTCTTCCGGCGTGAACGACAGGTCGCGATTGAGCCCCGTGCGGACGTTGTCGCCGTCCAGGCGGTAGGTGCGACAGCCCATGTTGGTGAGCCGCTCTTCGAGCGCGACGGAGATGGTGGATTTGCCCGAACCGGAGAGGCCCGTGAACCAGATGGTGAGGCCGCGGTGCCGGTTGATGGCTTCGCGCCGTTGCCGGTTGACCGAGCCTTCGTGCCACACGATGTTTTCTGTATTGCTCATGGGTTCGAGCCTATGTCCTCATCTGAACGGTTTGCGGGTGCTCCGTCAGCGACCGCCGGCCTCGAGTTGCCGAAGGAGCGCTGGAATGACATCGGCGGCACGCCCTGCGCACTTTACATCGCACAATCCCGTGATTGGCGTTTCCGCGGGATTGATCTCGATTGCCGTGCCCTGCCCCGATGCCGCGGCGTATACGGGCGCGGCAATGTATTCGAAAACCGCCGTAGTGCCAATCATTAGTACCACGTCGAAACCGCTGGCGAGTTCGCGCTGATAACGTTCCAGCGCGGAACGAGGCAGCGTTTCCTCGAACAGCACCACCGCCGGACGCTCCACCCCCGCGCAACGCGCACACAGGGGCGGCCATTGTCGCAAGCCGGCGTAGTCCGCCACTTCGCGGGATTGTCCGCAGCGCACGCAGAACAGACGATGAATATTGCCGTGCATTTCGATGAGATGGCGCGTGCCCGCGGCCCGATGCAGGCCATCCACGTTCTGGGTGACCACGCATAAATGGTCGACATGTTCGGCCAGCGACACGAGCCCCTGGTGGCCGGCATTGGGCCTCGCGCCGCGACAGGCCGACTCGATCTGCGCCAGATATTTCCAGGTCAGCGCCGGATCGCGCGCGAACATCGGGCCCGAGAGCGCTTGTTCGATGGGCACGCCGTCGGCCGTGGCCTGATCATTGTAAAGGCCGCCCACACCGCGGTATGTCGGCATGCCCGAGTCGGCGGACATGCCGGCACCGGTAATCGCGAGCACGCGCGAGGCCGAGCCCAGAGCGCTTGCCGCACGGGCGATGTTGTCGTCGAGCGAACATGACATGGTGCGCAGTATGCCGGAGGCCGAACGATGAATGTAGGTGGCCGGGCTGGTGAGGCGCGGAGCGGGATCGTTGTGCCTTGGCACCGCGGGGTGTCGAGTGGGCCGACCACCGCGCTCCGGCCGGTGGATTTGGCGTTTGCAGAGGATTCCTTGGCGGCGCGATTCGACATGTGGGGCGGTCGTGGCTTGGGCGATTTTGTCTGGTTGGTAGGCGTAGTTCTGTCGGCTTACGGCCTTCGACCTAAGCCGACCTACACGCTTCGATCGGGCTTTTTTAGGTGGATTAGCCGGAGGCGTAATCCGACATGGGGCAGCCGTGGCGTAGGTGGTTTGGCCTGGTTGCCGGCATGGTTCTGTCGGCTTACGGCCTGGGGTCTAAGCCGACCTACGCGCGTTGTTTGGCCTTCTGTAGGTCGGATTAGCCGGAGGCGTAATCCGACATGGGGCGGCGGCCACGGCACGGGCGGCTTCATCGGGCTGTCGGGGCGGTTCTGTCGGGTTACGGCCTGCGGCCTGATATGGATTGACCTGTCAACTATGACTTATCACTTATTCATAATCGGTGTGCTGGCGCATGCCCTTGGAACAGAACACGGGCGGCGGATGCGACGGTAGATCACTCTGATATACGTGGATTGGGTACCGACCTGACATGTCTTCGTCGCGGAGCTGCCTTGCTCTAAGTGCGGGGATCAGCGGACCGAGTCCGCTGCCCCATAGGCCGGCCAAGGATTCTCCAACCGGGCCGATCGTGTTCTGATCCAAGGGCATGCATGACCCTGTCCTCCTGCTGGGCGATTAGAATGGCGCGTACGGCTTAAGCGACCGCCGCCGTGTTCACCGGAACGTCACAGGCGATCGCCCAGATGAAACCCGCCAG is from Salinisphaera sp. LB1 and encodes:
- a CDS encoding protease complex subunit PrcB family protein, translated to MGKSTYCGTPSQASEVHYFADPDAFQNWIDYRNVNGFNPKMARNGVLIVEMGQRPTGGYDIQLDGKKTGIKNNVLTIGMDWHAPRLDAAVSQAMITPCVALHLPQGQYNKVKVVDQLGNLRGSADVNSSAKGS
- a CDS encoding low molecular weight protein-tyrosine-phosphatase, coding for MRFNNILCVCTGNICRSPLAEGLFRRKLPGATVVSAGIAAVVGGSMPEPAQEIAEREGLDLAHHSGRQLTGEMLREYELVLVMEDRQKQWVEAQFPESRGRVFMITHWRGGDDIRDPYRQSRDVFEAGYAEIAECVADWAVRLDQ
- a CDS encoding polysaccharide biosynthesis/export family protein codes for the protein MFGRGRLQMLRIDGALLERARAHVRGASYVAALALLGLSAGCAMPGYSSAGLKGPSWYNFGASRVSTYQQKQNKRKIDYQPRLIKITPALIEEQDKKRSQQTVTPAERKVSVRSKTSVYRLGPGDVLQVVVYGHPELTNPTQSNSNSGDIQGQLINANGKIYFPYVGEIKAAGRTTSDLRKVISQRLSSYIKDPQVDVRVMKYRSQHVYISGDVSKPCTVSITDITLNLLDALNQCQSLSGSGSAARGGNSSGASSVGVQNVVLVRNGHRTRLDLNQIYSAGRSVPLQANDHLLVDDSANRVFMVGEFSKQTALPYSTGGMSLNDAIADAGGVSLDSANTSAIYVIRGLTNGASVDSDSGRTISRPTVYRLNANSPVGLVLANQFELKPRDIVYAAPASLVNFNRAFAQITPALNTIFQTLLIYSRAKNGGL
- a CDS encoding NAD-dependent deacylase yields the protein MSCSLDDNIARAASALGSASRVLAITGAGMSADSGMPTYRGVGGLYNDQATADGVPIEQALSGPMFARDPALTWKYLAQIESACRGARPNAGHQGLVSLAEHVDHLCVVTQNVDGLHRAAGTRHLIEMHGNIHRLFCVRCGQSREVADYAGLRQWPPLCARCAGVERPAVVLFEETLPRSALERYQRELASGFDVVLMIGTTAVFEYIAAPVYAAASGQGTAIEINPAETPITGLCDVKCAGRAADVIPALLRQLEAGGR
- a CDS encoding polysaccharide biosynthesis tyrosine autokinase, with the translated sequence MRPAEPSREYEPDDEIDLARLWGIVSVGKWKIIACVIAALALAVFYLFVVSPTYQVNALLQVEPNQSASPLEGITSQIGQLTGQSSSKAAPEMQIMQSRAVIGQTVKKLNLNISVTPDYFPVIGDAIARRREQGTASTSAVSPSHGFWWSHYAWQPTSIKVTRLDVPNVLFGKAFDLRALGGGQYVLFGPKGHKVLTGQVGKPASGHTAQGHAVQIFVQQLAVAAPPTDFTVVHHAWLQQVNDLSQRLGVGEQGQDTGIVNMTLEGHDKAHITRVVNSIANNYLQQNVEAQSEQAKKSLDFLNQQLPKLKSDVQSAESKLADYQQNHSQAVDLDQEGQALLQQGVNIEDKRSKLAMKLAELRQTYTAKHPALQAARHQMARLKQQSHQLQQKIDKLPEAEKHILRLKRDVQVKTELYTGLLNRAQQLRVMKAGTVGNVRIIDHAVQPIKPVAPQKKLVLVLALVLGTLAGIGLVLLQAALRRGINDPSDIESGLGLPVYAVIPFSGWLQRASDRWQKRYGTAPVLARDHGDDVAVEALRSLRTSLYFAQMESGSNAILITGPAPGVGKSFVSMNLAYLLSETEQRVLIIDADMRKGRLHEFVEDRAREPGLSQVLTGQMTLDAAAHNITDDGNIRVLTSGQLPPNPSELLMRAAFADLITRAKEEYDLVIIDAPPILAVTDAAIIAGAVPGIVTFMVTRAGQHPLAELEESVKRFARQNHSIAGVVFNAYKQSHAKDAGGYSYYHYEYKASS
- the cysC gene encoding adenylyl-sulfate kinase; its protein translation is MSNTENIVWHEGSVNRQRREAINRHRGLTIWFTGLSGSGKSTISVALEERLTNMGCRTYRLDGDNVRTGLNRDLSFTPEDRIENIRRIGEVAKLFRDAGIINLTAFISPYRRDREMARALSSEEDFVEVFVDAPLEVCEQRDPKGLYKKARAGSIPNFTGISAPYEPPEHAEVHLHTAEKDITGCVDQLVEYLITHGYLERSLVAAAGTVR